The Thalassolituus oleivorans MIL-1 genome includes the window GGGTTCGTGCACCCACTGCTGTCCATCGTGCAGTGACTGCTGCGAAAGACCAATGCGCAAGTCACCGCCATTGCCTTCAAAAACACCAAGATTGCCACCCACGACGTTGTGCAGCACCTTGTTGCCACTGCCAAATTTCAGTGGATCGGTAACCGAGGCGTTGTATTGCATATTAATCCAATGGGTAACGATCATAGGCGCGGTCATAATTTGCTCCAGTACGGCGAAGCCTTCATCGTCTTTGCTGTCATAGTCGTGCAAGAAGGCACGACCATCAAAGTTCAGACCACGGGTACGCTGACGCGGTGCCACGATAAATGCACTATTACCTGCTAGCCCCCACTCAGGGCGAACTTCCGACCAATCGAGCGCGCGACGCTGGATCGCCGCATCCAGTTTTTCTGGCTGATTAAAAAAGGCTTCATCGGCCAAACCTAAACCAACAGCACGCTCGCGCTGCGCTAACACAGTGGCATCCTTGAGCCATTGCGTACCAAGCTCCGATACTTGGCCAAAACATTGGATATGATCCGTTGTGGTGTTGTGCAACGCAGCGATAAAACGAGTACTCGTCGGAATAACCCAGCCACGGTCGGCCAATGCGGCGCGTACACCTTGGTTGTTCAACAACTGGGCAAGAACCTGCACGTTCACCGCTCCGGTCTGGCCCCCACAAGCACCGCAATCCAACCCTGCGGCATGAGGATTGTTGGTGGTATGACTACCATGACCAACGAGCAACACCTCGGACGCGAACCGTTTGATACTCATGGCTTTCAGAATACCTTCGACCAAATCCGTTTTTTCCACCAGAGTTAAGCTCGGCTCCCCCTTCCACAAGGTCCACTCTCCAGTCACCGGCATATCATTCACCGGATGCGCCTCGGCACTGAGGCCAAAGGTTTTACGCAGCAATTTCGCGACATAACTCAAGCCCGCGGCTTCAACCATGCTGAATGACGTCACCGCCCCACGGCTAAAGTCAGACCACGCCGCATTGCTCTCTTGCTGCGCTCGACGACTTACCGCTAATGCTTGCGCCTTAAAACCGCCTTCACTCGCGCGTAAACCCGCCGCCAATAAACCCGGAAGTTGTGGCCGATTAAGATCAGTACCAACGGGGGTGTAGACTAAAGGGATGCCAAAAAAACCGGCAAAACCGAATGTCTGAATCTTGCTACTCTGCGCTTCGAATGCACGACGCATCACCTCGGAGCGCACATCAATGCAAAACACCGCCTGCAATTTAGGTTGTGGCGAGGCTGCTAACGGTTTTTGCAGAAGGATCTGCTGTTCCTCGCGCTGGCGCGCCAGTTCTGCCGCCCGCTGCCATATCCACAAGGGTTTCTGTAACTGCTGCTGTGATTCGATCAGTGAATTAATTTGTGGAAGCTGGCCGTACCACTGCTGTTGCAACAGTTG containing:
- a CDS encoding DUF2309 domain-containing protein — translated: MKTQTVSTEYAARLAAVNAAGQRVAPTWPLDQLIAVNPLWEMRDQPFPAVAARLEALGRIRCLMPAEYYARLWQRSQIREIDLLAAAAEANAPEDIDTLLRALNHSNKQAHWHNVSDWLDSTRDSQHKMAWRDEITHQISQFCAAFCQQQGHESHNNLYLSWVRQIRVDQGIAILMGEPGLTKAFRELPDDPQALILIALEELGFSTPAQIEAYTHALLLDINGWASWLAFERWQSHLDGGSDDALPQLIAIRLGWELALWRHWQWRHQQASQLLQQQWYGQLPQINSLIESQQQLQKPLWIWQRAAELARQREEQQILLQKPLAASPQPKLQAVFCIDVRSEVMRRAFEAQSSKIQTFGFAGFFGIPLVYTPVGTDLNRPQLPGLLAAGLRASEGGFKAQALAVSRRAQQESNAAWSDFSRGAVTSFSMVEAAGLSYVAKLLRKTFGLSAEAHPVNDMPVTGEWTLWKGEPSLTLVEKTDLVEGILKAMSIKRFASEVLLVGHGSHTTNNPHAAGLDCGACGGQTGAVNVQVLAQLLNNQGVRAALADRGWVIPTSTRFIAALHNTTTDHIQCFGQVSELGTQWLKDATVLAQRERAVGLGLADEAFFNQPEKLDAAIQRRALDWSEVRPEWGLAGNSAFIVAPRQRTRGLNFDGRAFLHDYDSKDDEGFAVLEQIMTAPMIVTHWINMQYNASVTDPLKFGSGNKVLHNVVGGNLGVFEGNGGDLRIGLSQQSLHDGQQWVHEPLRLSVYIQAPQEAIASIISQHDNVRQLVDNQWLYIFHLTDEGVSKQYTASGWQEVRNA